One window from the genome of Sandaracinaceae bacterium encodes:
- a CDS encoding VCBS repeat-containing protein: MTRWLCILALLGLPLTGCGDDEDERSTETPTPETEAPAETPSEAETEAPRPAQTAALPDSLPNGLLLVFSQFVTGPNGMQPGAARMEILTRSGGQWHTEVVEDDSSNVFHKAFVYTPPGAAPGIATIGATGATVKLWRRSGGQWSSETLWEAEFGGTRDRMRDAEVADLYGDGRPAIAVGTHDMGVLGIIRPQESGGFAVTELSRTPNTWIHEVEIGDLNGDGTLEVYATPSDPNDLDGGEQRGSVVRYVPNGGGEPTVVADLGDRHAKEIWVGDVDGDGRDELYVAVEAHTTGQDPNVQIVDPVEIRRYDHDTAPTEGVVIARIQDRLTRFLTVGDLDGDGKDEMIAAAFSSGLWLLRPGRDPRAEWAMENIDRDSGGFEHAALVADLDANGQDELYVAADNQGELRRYVWVNGRPRREVIRSRENPRSMMTWNIMPVPRSLVE; this comes from the coding sequence CCCCCTGACCGGGTGCGGTGACGACGAGGACGAACGCTCCACCGAGACGCCGACCCCCGAGACGGAGGCCCCGGCGGAGACCCCGAGCGAGGCGGAGACCGAGGCGCCGCGGCCGGCGCAGACCGCGGCGCTGCCCGACTCGCTCCCGAACGGGCTGCTGCTGGTGTTCTCGCAGTTCGTGACCGGCCCCAACGGCATGCAGCCCGGCGCGGCGCGCATGGAGATCCTCACGCGCAGCGGGGGGCAGTGGCACACGGAGGTGGTCGAGGACGACTCGAGCAACGTCTTCCACAAGGCGTTCGTGTACACGCCGCCGGGCGCCGCGCCCGGCATCGCCACCATCGGCGCGACCGGCGCCACGGTGAAGCTCTGGCGCAGGTCGGGCGGGCAGTGGTCGAGCGAGACCCTCTGGGAGGCGGAGTTCGGCGGGACCCGCGATCGCATGCGTGACGCCGAGGTCGCCGACCTCTACGGCGACGGCCGCCCCGCGATCGCGGTCGGCACGCACGACATGGGCGTGCTCGGCATCATCCGGCCCCAGGAGAGCGGTGGCTTCGCGGTCACCGAGCTGAGCCGGACGCCCAACACGTGGATCCACGAGGTCGAGATCGGGGACCTGAACGGCGACGGCACCCTCGAGGTCTACGCGACGCCGAGCGATCCGAACGACCTCGACGGCGGCGAGCAGCGCGGGAGCGTCGTGCGCTACGTGCCGAACGGCGGCGGCGAGCCGACGGTGGTGGCCGATCTCGGAGACCGCCACGCCAAGGAGATCTGGGTCGGGGACGTGGACGGAGACGGACGCGACGAGCTGTACGTGGCCGTCGAGGCGCACACGACCGGGCAGGACCCGAACGTGCAGATCGTCGATCCGGTCGAGATCCGTCGCTACGACCACGACACCGCGCCGACCGAGGGCGTGGTCATCGCGCGCATCCAGGACCGGCTCACGCGCTTCCTCACCGTCGGGGACCTCGACGGAGACGGCAAGGACGAGATGATCGCGGCCGCGTTCTCGAGCGGCCTCTGGCTGCTGCGCCCGGGCCGAGACCCGCGCGCGGAGTGGGCGATGGAGAACATCGACCGCGACTCGGGTGGCTTCGAGCACGCGGCGCTCGTCGCGGATCTCGACGCCAACGGACAGGACGAGCTCTACGTCGCGGCCGACAACCAGGGGGAGCTCCGACGCTACGTCTGGGTCAACGGCCGACCGCGCCGCGAGGTCATCCGGTCCCGCGAGAACCCGCGCAGCATGATGACCTGGAACATCATGCCGGTGCCGCGCTCCCTCGTGGAGTGA
- a CDS encoding serine protease — protein MTRWLLVFGSLLWAVPVWAQPEVDPPPAGVDEDATGEPVAEAAADPEPAPEAEPISEPAPEPVSESLPEPVTADPAQDAAPSSAPTCAEAAYARAAAAVVRVRAGTQWGAGFVYHSPRHVVTAFSLLGLGRGATVVTQDGTEIGTRLLARDEDYDLAVLELAAPIDGVEPLAPAPETSARRGAPVVALGHPFAEVNRLLGERGEGLLRWSTSTGTVGAANEVGLQADVALAVGHAGAPLLDCEGRVLGMITGAGLVSADLGLVARIGQADVLIAQSGEASDFLGDLQLRLGIGAALIIDEQGRVAGGGYLTLGATLFDRISWMNRVGLFTGGIDDPVGDVLTHSRDLVRVESMLGYRFFVDVGGFFTFYVVPSGGVSVMNERFSERRAAVTPMCTPSDTESCISFQETVSDAWVVRPAASLSILLGGNFEIGYTIEIGFDTDPVQTYHVLRAGFLF, from the coding sequence ATGACGCGCTGGCTATTGGTGTTCGGCAGCTTGCTCTGGGCGGTCCCCGTGTGGGCACAGCCCGAGGTGGACCCGCCCCCCGCGGGGGTGGATGAGGACGCGACGGGCGAGCCCGTGGCCGAGGCGGCAGCGGATCCGGAGCCCGCGCCCGAGGCGGAGCCAATCTCGGAGCCGGCGCCAGAGCCAGTCTCGGAGTCATTGCCGGAGCCGGTCACCGCAGACCCCGCGCAGGACGCGGCTCCATCGAGCGCCCCGACCTGCGCCGAGGCCGCCTACGCGCGCGCCGCCGCCGCCGTCGTTCGGGTGCGCGCCGGCACACAGTGGGGCGCGGGCTTCGTCTATCACTCACCCCGGCACGTCGTGACCGCCTTCAGCCTCCTCGGCCTCGGGCGCGGCGCGACCGTCGTGACCCAGGACGGCACCGAGATCGGCACCCGGCTGCTCGCGCGGGACGAGGACTACGACCTCGCGGTGCTCGAGCTGGCGGCGCCGATCGACGGCGTCGAGCCGCTGGCTCCCGCCCCGGAGACGAGCGCCCGACGCGGCGCGCCCGTCGTCGCGCTCGGCCACCCGTTCGCGGAGGTGAACCGCCTGCTGGGCGAGCGAGGCGAGGGTCTCTTGCGATGGTCCACCTCCACCGGCACCGTCGGCGCGGCCAACGAGGTCGGCCTCCAGGCCGACGTCGCGCTCGCGGTGGGGCACGCGGGCGCGCCGCTCCTCGACTGCGAGGGCCGGGTGCTGGGCATGATCACGGGCGCGGGCCTCGTCAGCGCGGACCTCGGCCTGGTGGCCCGCATCGGTCAGGCGGACGTGCTCATCGCCCAGAGCGGCGAAGCGAGCGACTTCCTCGGTGACCTCCAGCTCCGCCTGGGCATCGGCGCCGCGCTCATCATCGACGAGCAGGGCCGCGTGGCCGGCGGCGGCTACCTGACGCTGGGCGCCACCCTCTTCGACCGCATCAGCTGGATGAACCGGGTGGGCCTCTTCACGGGCGGCATCGACGATCCGGTGGGCGACGTGCTGACCCACTCGCGCGACCTCGTGCGCGTCGAGAGCATGCTCGGCTACCGCTTCTTCGTGGACGTCGGTGGCTTCTTCACCTTCTACGTCGTCCCGAGCGGAGGCGTGAGCGTGATGAACGAGCGCTTCAGTGAGCGCCGCGCGGCCGTCACCCCGATGTGCACGCCGTCCGACACCGAGAGCTGCATCAGCTTCCAGGAGACGGTCTCGGATGCGTGGGTCGTGCGGCCCGCCGCCTCGCTCAGCATCCTGCTCGGCGGCAACTTCGAGATCGGCTACACGATCGAGATCGGCTTCGACACCGACCCGGTCCAGACGTACCACGTCCTCCGGGCCGGCTTCCTGTTCTGA
- a CDS encoding PPC domain-containing protein has protein sequence MPRLQLPSLASSRSSLAACLLAPCLLAACASGSAPTLQPVSDQTVRVNEELRLTLGIDNPEGRAVAVRIEDPMLPSFDRVHSLSTEPGGALFRWAPLSSQAGRHELVFVLTDGGSGEYDRETVSIEVLPSEDAAPVFVRPGAGGTYDLEREPCVTFDVEVRDDDSTTVDIGNRGSLPERATLANSGAKRATFDWCPTPDQVASSERWTVQLFADDGDHPQVEHDYIIVLRSGPKDGCPGAAPVVSVTSPRAMEAITSGTTYPVEVTVTDDMGLRDPPLLYYSLTAPDDPTKPDVTAFEQVTFEPTEGDDYVARIPTLGLAEGEMEEVFFLVSATDNDDPSGSICDHRTDTTVTSFFAVGGTPPDGSLAECAYCTGSTECDSGICAATASGGRCVDSCSGGGACDMGTCGATVTTEGGTRAGCGPSREICGGGGGTCTDDSREPDDSTGTATPYSSRITDGQICAGDSDYFSFSVGRGERVIVSAEFATLDGDLDLELSDGAGTIVDTSAGVTDTERVEYCNADASTTLYARVFGYGGDENSYTLDAAVMPDGAGCCMDDRFEDDDTRMTARSVTFSGGTPDMASFDGTVCRGDDDWIAIPMTGPGRIEADLVFVHADGDIDMALFDPSGVRLASGASVTDDEALGVDVSSAGTYALRVYVFGSGNTYLGEVRRSTGTGCSRTADCPVGTVCDGTCENDRCTSGADCPAMHACLSAGPIPAASHCGQSCTSNSECRSGEACKWTLDGRGCAATGGGSNGASCTDFTGCGGQRTCLPWVGGYCARARCSSNADCETGTYCVAEGGINVCALSCVSTPCRESEGYSCDFRPTLGGTSRFVCLP, from the coding sequence ATGCCACGCCTTCAGCTCCCGAGCCTTGCTTCTTCGCGCTCCTCTCTCGCCGCCTGCCTCCTCGCGCCTTGCCTCCTCGCGGCCTGCGCCAGCGGCAGCGCGCCCACGTTGCAGCCGGTCAGCGACCAGACGGTGCGGGTGAACGAGGAGCTCCGGCTGACCCTCGGGATCGACAACCCGGAGGGGAGGGCGGTCGCGGTGCGCATCGAGGACCCGATGCTGCCGAGCTTCGATCGCGTGCACTCGCTGAGCACCGAGCCGGGGGGGGCGCTCTTCCGCTGGGCGCCGCTCTCCAGCCAGGCCGGCCGCCACGAGCTGGTCTTCGTGCTCACGGACGGCGGCTCGGGGGAGTACGACCGCGAGACGGTCTCCATCGAGGTCCTGCCGTCGGAGGACGCGGCGCCCGTGTTCGTGCGACCGGGCGCGGGCGGCACCTACGACCTCGAGCGCGAGCCCTGCGTGACGTTCGACGTCGAGGTGCGCGACGACGACTCCACCACCGTCGACATCGGCAACCGCGGGAGCCTGCCCGAGCGCGCCACGCTGGCGAACTCCGGCGCGAAGCGGGCCACGTTCGACTGGTGCCCCACGCCCGACCAGGTCGCGAGCTCCGAGCGCTGGACGGTGCAACTCTTCGCCGACGACGGCGACCACCCGCAGGTCGAGCACGACTACATCATCGTGCTCCGCTCGGGTCCGAAGGACGGCTGCCCGGGCGCCGCCCCCGTGGTCTCGGTGACCTCACCGCGCGCCATGGAGGCCATCACGAGCGGGACGACCTATCCGGTGGAGGTCACCGTCACCGACGACATGGGGCTGCGCGATCCGCCGCTGCTCTACTACAGCCTCACCGCGCCGGACGACCCGACCAAGCCCGACGTGACCGCCTTCGAGCAGGTCACGTTCGAGCCGACCGAGGGCGACGACTACGTCGCGCGCATCCCGACCCTCGGCCTCGCGGAGGGCGAGATGGAGGAGGTCTTCTTCCTCGTCAGCGCGACCGACAACGACGACCCGTCCGGCAGCATCTGTGATCACCGCACCGACACCACGGTCACGTCCTTCTTCGCGGTGGGCGGCACGCCCCCCGACGGGAGCCTCGCGGAGTGCGCGTACTGCACGGGCTCGACGGAGTGTGACTCCGGTATCTGCGCGGCGACGGCGTCCGGCGGGCGCTGCGTCGACTCGTGCTCGGGCGGAGGCGCGTGCGACATGGGCACGTGCGGCGCCACGGTGACGACCGAAGGCGGCACCCGCGCCGGCTGCGGTCCCTCGCGAGAGATCTGCGGCGGCGGCGGCGGCACCTGCACCGACGACTCGCGCGAGCCCGACGACTCGACCGGCACCGCGACCCCCTACAGCTCCCGGATCACCGACGGACAGATCTGTGCGGGCGACTCCGACTACTTCTCGTTCTCGGTGGGGCGCGGCGAGCGGGTGATCGTCAGCGCGGAGTTCGCGACGCTGGACGGCGACCTGGATCTCGAGCTGAGCGACGGCGCCGGGACCATCGTCGACACGAGCGCGGGCGTGACCGACACCGAGCGGGTCGAGTACTGCAACGCCGACGCCTCGACCACGCTCTACGCGCGCGTCTTCGGCTACGGCGGCGACGAGAACAGCTACACGCTGGACGCGGCCGTGATGCCGGACGGGGCTGGCTGCTGCATGGACGATCGCTTCGAGGACGACGACACGCGCATGACCGCGCGGAGCGTGACCTTCAGCGGCGGCACGCCCGACATGGCGAGCTTCGACGGCACGGTCTGCCGTGGTGACGACGACTGGATCGCCATCCCGATGACCGGCCCGGGTCGCATCGAGGCCGACCTCGTCTTCGTGCACGCGGACGGCGACATCGACATGGCGCTCTTCGATCCGTCGGGCGTGCGCCTCGCGAGCGGGGCCTCGGTCACCGACGACGAGGCGCTCGGGGTCGATGTCTCCAGCGCCGGGACCTACGCGCTCCGGGTCTACGTCTTCGGCAGCGGGAACACCTACCTCGGGGAGGTGCGCCGCTCGACCGGCACCGGCTGCAGCCGCACGGCGGACTGTCCCGTCGGCACCGTCTGCGACGGAACCTGTGAGAACGACCGTTGCACCTCCGGGGCCGATTGCCCGGCCATGCACGCTTGCTTGTCGGCGGGGCCCATCCCGGCCGCGAGCCACTGCGGGCAGAGCTGCACGAGCAACTCGGAGTGCCGTTCGGGCGAGGCGTGCAAGTGGACGCTCGACGGACGCGGCTGCGCGGCCACGGGCGGCGGCTCCAACGGCGCCTCCTGCACCGATTTCACGGGGTGCGGGGGGCAGCGCACCTGCCTGCCCTGGGTCGGCGGCTACTGCGCGCGCGCCCGCTGCAGCAGCAACGCCGACTGCGAGACCGGCACGTACTGCGTGGCCGAGGGCGGCATCAACGTCTGCGCGCTGAGCTGCGTGTCCACGCCGTGCCGCGAGTCCGAGGGCTACAGCTGCGACTTCCGCCCGACGCTGGGCGGCACGAGCCGCTTCGTCTGCCTCCCCTGA
- a CDS encoding TonB family protein, which translates to MLRARPIVATALLSVGAHVALAVLLFRLPSVTARAATTSDPYLVEVEPMGHPEGTPGAAQRGQSPRDHDRAEAGGHRSAQNIDARDRGQGGDATGAEQGILLMQRDEGIVLFDSPLNNLVAMQSQRIRTARDRATLERRRATPNPHDAVFLASGDGTHRERRPVSAVDPTQGARRAPVASVNGALPSVARTGAASREHGAAEGGERPRVPAQASASATESGAQASPGTGILGGSGTRHSVRADVAHARPSIDEGPAATQSDRLSPRVRDDQSAELLAGDLMQSWVESTDRTAPRVGSGRGGTGGGGSPGVGGGQREGGRATTHGPGDGRYAALDTSDSRYRHWFTQNRRRVHDALRFPRERALAMDQGVSIYDVRVRRDGTLARAPRLVRTSGYDDLDRAALAAIRAATPFSPLPDDLAPDLDMLPLRLPIEFSNPMVR; encoded by the coding sequence ATGTTGCGCGCGCGCCCGATCGTCGCCACCGCGCTCCTCTCGGTGGGGGCGCACGTGGCGCTCGCCGTGCTTCTCTTTCGCCTGCCGAGCGTGACCGCGCGGGCGGCCACCACCTCGGACCCCTACCTGGTGGAGGTCGAGCCGATGGGGCACCCCGAGGGGACGCCCGGCGCAGCCCAGCGGGGGCAGTCTCCCCGCGATCACGATCGGGCGGAGGCGGGCGGCCATCGGAGCGCGCAGAACATCGACGCGCGCGATCGGGGCCAGGGCGGAGACGCGACGGGCGCCGAGCAGGGCATCCTGCTGATGCAGCGCGACGAGGGGATCGTCCTGTTCGACTCCCCGCTCAACAACCTCGTCGCGATGCAGAGCCAGCGCATCCGCACCGCGCGCGATCGCGCCACCCTCGAGCGGCGCCGCGCGACCCCGAATCCGCACGACGCCGTCTTCCTCGCCTCGGGCGACGGAACGCACCGAGAGCGACGCCCCGTGAGCGCGGTGGACCCGACGCAGGGGGCGCGGCGCGCGCCGGTCGCGAGCGTGAACGGCGCCCTCCCCTCGGTGGCGCGGACCGGCGCCGCCTCCCGGGAGCACGGCGCGGCGGAGGGCGGCGAGCGACCGCGCGTCCCCGCCCAGGCGTCCGCCAGCGCCACCGAGAGCGGAGCGCAGGCGAGCCCGGGGACCGGCATCCTCGGCGGCAGCGGCACCCGACACTCGGTGCGCGCCGACGTCGCGCACGCTCGCCCGTCCATCGACGAAGGCCCGGCCGCGACCCAGTCCGACCGGCTCAGCCCCCGGGTTCGCGACGACCAGAGCGCGGAGCTGCTCGCGGGCGATCTCATGCAGAGCTGGGTCGAGTCGACCGATCGCACCGCGCCGCGCGTGGGGAGCGGCCGCGGCGGCACCGGCGGCGGCGGCAGCCCGGGCGTGGGCGGCGGCCAGCGCGAGGGCGGGCGCGCGACGACGCACGGACCGGGTGACGGCCGCTACGCCGCGCTCGACACCAGCGACTCGCGCTACCGACACTGGTTCACCCAGAACCGCCGGCGTGTGCACGACGCCTTGCGCTTCCCTCGCGAGCGCGCGCTCGCCATGGACCAGGGCGTGTCGATCTACGACGTACGCGTGCGCCGCGACGGAACCCTGGCGCGCGCCCCGCGGCTCGTGCGCACGAGCGGCTACGACGACCTCGACCGCGCCGCGCTCGCCGCCATCCGCGCGGCCACGCCCTTCTCCCCGCTGCCCGACGACCTCGCGCCCGACCTCGACATGCTCCCGCTCCGACTGCCGATCGAGTTCTCGAACCCGATGGTCCGCTGA
- a CDS encoding prolipoprotein diacylglyceryl transferase: MPPFLYIPWWKPEPLEIPMPGFLRDVLPLPEVVPVHTFGMLVALGVVIGAWVAAEKAKRDGLHPSVMNEMAGHMFIGGFVLGHVLDAIFYHWDVVEQNPWFLLELPNGLSSFGGFIGAVVGALVWKLRRGYSILAFGDMGAFAFPFAWLFGRMGCFTAHDHPGRVTEFFLGVENYQVYGGTPPWQVRHDLGLYEVFWCLAMIPLVLWLGRKKRRHGFYLALIPILYAPVRFGLDFLRATDVEVADPRLIAGLTPGHFGAVLLLVAGLGVAARIFRGPPVRVHPEAQWPPGEPVSPPGASSPGDEGKREA; encoded by the coding sequence GTGCCACCCTTTCTCTACATCCCCTGGTGGAAGCCCGAGCCGCTCGAGATCCCGATGCCGGGCTTCCTGCGGGACGTGTTGCCGCTCCCCGAGGTGGTGCCCGTGCACACCTTCGGCATGCTGGTGGCGCTCGGCGTGGTCATCGGCGCGTGGGTCGCGGCGGAGAAGGCGAAGCGCGACGGGCTGCACCCGAGCGTGATGAACGAGATGGCCGGCCACATGTTCATCGGCGGCTTCGTGCTCGGCCACGTGCTCGACGCGATCTTCTATCACTGGGACGTCGTCGAGCAGAACCCGTGGTTCTTGCTGGAGCTGCCCAACGGGCTGTCGAGCTTCGGCGGCTTCATCGGCGCGGTGGTCGGCGCGCTCGTGTGGAAGCTCCGGCGGGGCTACTCGATCCTGGCGTTCGGCGACATGGGCGCGTTCGCCTTCCCGTTCGCCTGGCTCTTCGGCCGGATGGGCTGCTTCACCGCGCACGATCATCCCGGTCGCGTGACCGAGTTCTTCCTCGGGGTCGAGAACTACCAGGTCTACGGCGGCACCCCGCCCTGGCAGGTTCGCCACGACCTCGGGCTCTACGAGGTCTTCTGGTGCCTCGCGATGATCCCGCTCGTGCTCTGGCTCGGCCGGAAGAAGCGGCGTCACGGCTTCTACCTCGCGCTGATCCCCATCCTGTATGCGCCGGTGCGCTTCGGGCTCGACTTCCTGCGCGCGACCGACGTGGAGGTGGCGGACCCGCGGCTCATCGCAGGGCTGACGCCGGGCCACTTCGGCGCGGTGCTCCTGCTCGTCGCGGGGCTGGGGGTGGCGGCGCGCATCTTCCGGGGTCCCCCGGTGCGCGTGCACCCCGAGGCGCAGTGGCCGCCGGGCGAGCCGGTCTCCCCACCCGGGGCGTCCAGCCCTGGCGATGAGGGGAAGCGCGAGGCCTGA